The following proteins come from a genomic window of Miscanthus floridulus cultivar M001 chromosome 2, ASM1932011v1, whole genome shotgun sequence:
- the LOC136524542 gene encoding katanin p80 WD40 repeat-containing subunit B1 homolog KTN80.4-like isoform X3 produces the protein MATTHAYKLQEFVAHASNVNCAKFGRRTSRILITGGEDLKVNLWAVGQPSALLVISYRSLSGFTSPVESVSFDSSEVTIGAGAASGTIKIWNIEEAKVVRTFTGHRSNCASLDFHPFGEFLASGSSDTNMKIWDTRKKRCIHTYKGHTRQINVLKFTPDGRWIVSGGADNSVKVWDLTAGKLMHDFRLHEGPVNCLDAHPHEFLLATGSVDKTLKFWDLETFELIGSSGPENSREYLEPASVIRSMKFNSDGKTFFCGLHESLKVLSWEPIICHDVVDVGWSKLADLTVDEGKLLGCSYNQNCVSVWVVDLMINEPYVDSSAGPRINGSVNRLIESDDSMSSVFGRLSSSRSPEIPVSTSASTKGLSKPPGKRDLQLTRSVSTPLLSPRVRLNPNFIDRGKNQPAAAVPLPEPIVRFNVNLSSDAGMLSHSYKHRQVNL, from the exons AGGAGTTTGTCGCGCATGCTTCGAATGTCAATTGTGCCAAGTTTGGGAGGCGAACATCAAGGATCCTCATCACTGGCGGCGAGGATCTGAAGGTCAATCTTTGGGCTGTAGGGCAACCCAGTGCCCTCCTGGTAATTTCCTATAGG AGCCTATCAGGCTTTACAAGTCCAGTTGAGTCAGTAAGCTTTGACTCTTCTGAAGTTACTATAGGTGCTGGTGCAGCAAGTGGAACGATAAAAATATGGAATATTGAGGAGGCGAAAG TTGTTCGAACTTTCACTGGGCACAGATCAAATTGTGCATCTCTTGATTTCCATCCTTTTGGAGAATTCTTAGCCTCTGGATCTTCAGACACAAACATGAAAATATGGGATACTCGAAAGAAGAGATGCATCCACACATACAAGGGTCATACCCGACAAATTAATGTGCTTAAATTTACTCCTGACGGTCGATGGATTGTTTCTGGTGGGGCTGATAACTCAGTGAAG GTCTGGGATTTGACGGCTGGAAAACTCATGCATGACTTTCGTCTTCATGAAGGTCCAGTCAACTGCTTAGATGCTCACCCCCATGAGTTTTTATTGGCTACAG GTTCAGTTGATAAGACTCTTAAATTTTGGGACCTTGAGACTTTTGAGTTGATTGGTTCTTCTGGACCTGAG AACAGCCGGGAATACCTTGAGCCG GCTAGTGTAATTCGTTCTATGAAATTCAATAGTGATGGTAAAACATTTTTTTGTGGATTACATGAAAGCTTAAAG GTTCTTTCCTGGGAACCCATCATATGTCATGATGTGGTTGATGTAGGCTGGTCCAAATTAGCAGATCTAACTGTAGACGAAGGGAAACTTCTTGGTTGCTCATATAACCAAAATTGTGTCAGTGTGTGGGTTGTGGATTTGATG ATAAATGAGCCTTATGTTGATAGTAGTGCTGGACCACGCATAAATGGAAGTGTAAATAGGCTAATTGAATCAGATGATAGCATGTCATCAGTGTTTGGAAGGCTATCAAGTTCCAGAAGCCCAG AAATTCCTGTCTCAACTTCTGCATCAACGAAGGGATTGTCAAAGCCACCTGGAAAAAGGGATCTCCAGCTCACAAGATCTGTTTCTACACCTCTTCTTTCTCCTAGAGTTAGATTGAACCCAAATTTCATTGACAGAGGGAAGAATCAGCCAGCTGCTGCTGTACCATTACCAGAACCAATAGTCCGCTTTAACGTGAATCTCTCTTCAGATGCTGGAATGTTGTCTCACAGTTACAAGCATCGGCAAGTAAATTTGTAG